In Mycolicibacterium mucogenicum DSM 44124, the following are encoded in one genomic region:
- a CDS encoding DUF4185 domain-containing protein: MGVPTAQADPPAPVPTPVLKPLVVGEVTRIGPVAGTGTPTADYGIGATDLCEFMEFPSGILQICGDSFAGQGVGFGGWYAPVALHVETDSINSPDGLRYRGVMGVDKPLLADAKVPGTSQLPAGVVSINRENYLLITTTRDLKPASSRLVKADPARGAWPTVPGSVRPAGYAGGAQSQITGYYDPVPTADSPRGWVYLVANNFDRSSPAYLYRATPQAFTDRSSWQGWSAAAGWGKPPTPLWRDLIGEMSMKQVDGKTVLSYFNSSTGNMEVRVANTPTELGTAPVTTVVVAGRWPEQADELPEPHDNQLAQPYGGYISPGSTLDELRILVSQWNTTPRDTAPYRVIQFAVNPVKP, encoded by the coding sequence ATGGGGGTGCCGACGGCGCAGGCCGATCCGCCTGCGCCGGTACCGACCCCGGTGCTCAAACCGCTCGTCGTCGGTGAGGTGACCCGCATCGGTCCGGTCGCCGGAACCGGCACGCCGACAGCCGATTACGGCATCGGTGCGACGGACCTCTGTGAGTTCATGGAGTTCCCGAGCGGCATCCTGCAGATCTGCGGCGACAGCTTCGCCGGGCAGGGTGTCGGATTCGGTGGCTGGTACGCGCCCGTCGCGCTGCACGTCGAGACCGACTCCATCAACTCCCCGGACGGCCTGCGGTACCGCGGCGTCATGGGCGTCGACAAGCCGCTGCTGGCCGACGCCAAAGTTCCTGGCACGTCGCAACTTCCGGCCGGAGTGGTGAGCATCAACCGGGAGAACTACCTGTTGATCACCACCACGCGCGATCTGAAACCGGCGAGCTCGCGACTGGTCAAGGCCGACCCGGCGCGCGGCGCGTGGCCGACCGTGCCGGGGTCTGTGCGACCGGCCGGGTATGCCGGGGGAGCACAGAGCCAGATCACGGGCTACTACGACCCGGTGCCCACCGCGGACTCTCCGCGTGGCTGGGTTTACCTGGTCGCCAACAACTTCGACCGCAGCAGCCCGGCCTACCTCTACCGGGCCACGCCGCAGGCGTTCACGGACCGGTCCAGCTGGCAGGGCTGGTCTGCCGCAGCGGGCTGGGGCAAACCGCCAACTCCGTTGTGGCGTGACCTGATCGGCGAGATGAGCATGAAGCAGGTCGACGGCAAGACGGTGCTGTCGTACTTCAACAGCAGCACCGGCAACATGGAGGTCCGCGTGGCGAACACGCCGACCGAACTCGGCACCGCGCCGGTGACGACCGTCGTGGTGGCTGGCCGCTGGCCGGAGCAGGCCGACGAACTGCCTGAGCCGCACGACAATCAGCTGGCACAGCCGTACGGCGGCTACATCTCGCCGGGCTCGACGCTCGATGAACTGCGCATCCTGGTCAGCCAGTGGAACACCACGCCGCGCGACACCGCGCCGTACCGCGTCATCCAGTTCGCGGTGAATCCGGTGAAGCCGTAG
- the leuA gene encoding 2-isopropylmalate synthase, whose translation MTTYSPDSSADSFSSVRAITTPSGPRREGQPSWNTQRNSAMPVSRYRSFADEVENISLPDRTWPDKVATVAPGWCAVDLRDGNQALIDPMSPERKRRMFDLLVRMGYKEIEVGFPSASQTDFDFVREIIEQGAIPEDVTIQVLTQCRPELIERTFEACNGAPRVIVHFYNSTSILQRRVVFRADREAVKKIATDGAKLCVEEAKKYPGTLWRFEYSPESYTGTELEYAVEVCNAVAEVVQPTPDWPLIVNLPATVEMATPNVYADSIEWMNRHLAPRDSIILSLHPHNDRGEGVAAAELGYLAGADRIEGCLFGNGERTGNVCLVTLGLNLFSRGVDPQIDFSNIDEIRRTVEYCNQLPVAERHPYGGDLVYTAFSGSHQDAINKGLDQMKVDADAADADVDDILWQVPYLPIDPKDVGRTYEAVIRVNSQSGKGGVAYIMKADHGLVLPRRLQMEFSQAIQKITDGEGGEVSPKEMWDVFNEEYLSPITPLERMRQRVDASEEDGGTDTITAIVKIDGEEREIVGAGNGPLAAFTDALGAVGFHVNVLDYSEHAMSAGEEAQAAAYVEASIGGKTVWGVGIAPSITTASLRAVVSAVNRAARG comes from the coding sequence GTGACCACTTACTCCCCCGATTCTTCTGCCGACTCCTTCTCGTCGGTACGCGCCATCACCACCCCGTCCGGCCCGCGCCGTGAGGGCCAGCCGTCCTGGAACACCCAGCGCAATTCCGCGATGCCGGTCAGCCGCTACCGCAGCTTCGCCGACGAGGTCGAGAACATCTCCCTGCCCGACCGCACCTGGCCCGACAAGGTCGCCACCGTCGCACCCGGCTGGTGTGCGGTCGACCTGCGCGACGGCAACCAGGCCCTGATCGACCCGATGAGCCCCGAGCGCAAGCGCCGGATGTTCGACCTGCTGGTCCGCATGGGCTACAAGGAGATCGAGGTCGGCTTCCCGTCAGCCAGCCAGACCGACTTCGACTTCGTCCGCGAGATCATCGAGCAGGGCGCGATCCCCGAGGACGTCACCATCCAGGTGCTGACGCAGTGCCGGCCCGAGCTGATCGAGCGCACCTTCGAGGCCTGCAACGGCGCGCCGCGCGTGATCGTGCACTTCTACAACTCGACGTCGATCCTGCAGCGCCGCGTGGTGTTCCGCGCCGACCGCGAGGCCGTCAAGAAGATCGCCACCGACGGCGCCAAGCTGTGCGTCGAAGAGGCCAAGAAGTACCCCGGCACGCTGTGGCGCTTCGAGTACTCGCCCGAGTCCTACACCGGCACCGAGCTGGAGTACGCCGTCGAGGTGTGCAACGCGGTCGCCGAGGTCGTCCAGCCCACGCCGGACTGGCCGCTGATCGTGAACCTGCCGGCGACGGTCGAGATGGCGACGCCGAACGTCTACGCCGACTCGATCGAGTGGATGAACCGGCACCTGGCGCCGCGCGACTCGATCATCCTGAGCCTGCACCCGCACAACGACCGTGGCGAGGGCGTCGCGGCCGCCGAGCTGGGCTACCTGGCCGGCGCCGACCGCATCGAGGGCTGCCTGTTCGGCAACGGTGAGCGCACCGGCAACGTCTGCCTGGTGACGCTGGGCCTGAACCTGTTCAGCCGTGGTGTCGATCCGCAGATCGACTTCTCCAACATCGACGAGATCCGTCGCACGGTCGAGTACTGCAACCAGCTGCCCGTCGCCGAGCGCCACCCCTACGGCGGTGACCTGGTCTACACGGCGTTCTCCGGCAGCCACCAGGACGCCATCAACAAGGGCCTGGACCAGATGAAGGTGGACGCAGATGCTGCCGACGCCGACGTCGACGACATCCTGTGGCAGGTGCCGTACCTGCCCATCGACCCGAAGGACGTCGGCCGCACGTACGAGGCCGTCATCCGCGTGAACTCGCAGTCCGGCAAGGGCGGCGTCGCCTACATCATGAAGGCCGATCACGGCCTGGTGCTGCCGCGCCGGCTGCAGATGGAGTTCAGCCAGGCCATCCAGAAGATCACCGACGGCGAGGGCGGCGAGGTCTCCCCGAAGGAGATGTGGGACGTCTTCAACGAGGAGTACCTGTCGCCCATCACCCCGCTGGAGCGCATGCGGCAGCGCGTCGACGCGTCCGAAGAGGACGGCGGTACCGACACCATCACCGCCATCGTCAAGATCGACGGTGAGGAGCGCGAGATCGTCGGCGCCGGTAACGGGCCGCTGGCGGCTTTCACCGACGCGCTGGGCGCTGTCGGCTTCCACGTCAACGTCCTGGACTACTCCGAGCACGCCATGTCGGCCGGTGAGGAAGCGCAGGCCGCGGCCTATGTCGAGGCGTCGATCGGCGGCAAGACGGTGTGGGGCGTCGGCATCGCGCCGTCGATCACCACGGCGTCGCTGCGGGCTGTCGTCTCGGCGGTGAACCGGGCCGCGCGCGGCTAG
- a CDS encoding MCE family protein, with translation MAAGAKVTAFTVVMLLVAAALVVVFGQFRFGAGEQYHAQFTDASRLTAGQDVRMAGLPVGKVDRVSLSADNTVDVLFSVDSRYRLYTSTRAVIRYLNLTGDRYLELAFAAGDLHALAAGATIPLSHTQPAVDLDALLGGLRPVLKGLDGDKVNAITAAVIDLLQGQGGAVSQLLSTTGNFAQNLSGRDQLIGDVVTNLNAVLGTVDSKSRQFGTSVDTLQQLLTGLARDRDSLAGAIAPLAASSVEMTQMLERGRRPVQGVLENVRPFAQRAYERKAEVNAAIEPLAESYLRLNSLGAYGAFFNIFFCSSRIKLSGPAGSDIIIPIGGAPDPSKGRCSENG, from the coding sequence ATGGCCGCCGGGGCGAAGGTGACCGCGTTCACCGTGGTGATGTTGTTGGTCGCCGCCGCGCTGGTGGTGGTGTTCGGCCAGTTCCGGTTCGGGGCGGGCGAGCAGTATCACGCCCAGTTCACCGATGCCTCACGTCTGACGGCCGGGCAGGACGTGCGGATGGCCGGGTTGCCAGTGGGCAAGGTCGACCGCGTGTCGCTGAGCGCCGACAACACCGTCGACGTGCTCTTCAGTGTCGATTCGCGCTATCGCCTGTACACGTCGACCAGGGCCGTCATCCGCTATCTGAACCTCACGGGCGACCGCTATCTCGAATTGGCCTTCGCCGCAGGCGATTTGCACGCGCTGGCGGCCGGGGCGACCATCCCGTTGAGCCATACCCAGCCCGCCGTGGACCTCGACGCGCTCCTGGGCGGCCTGCGTCCCGTGCTCAAGGGTCTCGACGGCGACAAGGTCAACGCCATCACCGCCGCCGTCATCGATCTGCTTCAGGGCCAGGGCGGTGCTGTGTCCCAACTACTTTCGACGACGGGCAACTTCGCGCAGAACCTCTCCGGCCGTGATCAGCTCATCGGCGACGTCGTCACCAACCTCAATGCGGTTCTCGGGACTGTGGATTCGAAGAGCCGGCAGTTCGGCACCAGTGTCGACACGCTCCAGCAGCTGCTGACGGGTCTGGCGCGCGACCGTGATTCTCTCGCCGGAGCCATCGCGCCGCTGGCCGCGTCGTCGGTGGAGATGACCCAGATGCTGGAGCGCGGGCGGCGGCCGGTCCAGGGCGTCCTCGAGAATGTGCGCCCCTTCGCGCAGCGGGCCTACGAGCGGAAGGCTGAGGTCAACGCCGCCATCGAGCCCCTCGCCGAGAGCTACCTGCGGCTCAACTCACTCGGCGCCTACGGTGCGTTCTTCAACATCTTCTTCTGCTCCAGCCGGATCAAGCTCAGTGGGCCCGCGGGCAGCGACATCATCATTCCCATCGGCGGAGCGCCGGACCCCTCGAAGGGCCGGTGCTCGGAGAATGGGTGA
- a CDS encoding NADH:flavin oxidoreductase: MAPDPFQPAKLGPITLRNRVIKAATFEAATPDALVTDDLIRYHRLPAAGGVGMTTVAYCAVSPGGRTDGWQLWMRPAAIPGLRKLTDTIHGEGAAISAQIGHAGPVANARTNKATALAPVRLFNPLSMRFARKATRADIDAVMAAHAGAARLAIEAGFDAVEVHLGHNYFASSFLSPLINKRRDEFGGSLYNRAKVARGTVQAVREAVGDQIAVIAKLNMSDGVRGGIPMEESLQTAKWLQEDGALDALELTAGSSLVNPMYLFRGDAPVKEFAANFIPPISWGIRMSGHRFFREYPYQEAYLLQQARQFRAELTMPLILLGGITNRETMDLAMAEGFEFVAMGRALLAEPDLLNRIQADRTVKSGCTHCNLCMPTIYTQTHCVVTGKPN, encoded by the coding sequence ATGGCACCCGATCCCTTCCAGCCGGCCAAGCTCGGTCCGATCACGTTGCGTAATCGGGTGATCAAGGCGGCGACGTTCGAGGCGGCGACCCCGGATGCGCTGGTCACCGACGATTTGATCCGCTATCACCGGTTGCCTGCTGCGGGTGGGGTGGGGATGACGACGGTGGCCTATTGCGCGGTGTCCCCGGGTGGGCGTACCGATGGGTGGCAGTTGTGGATGCGCCCGGCGGCGATCCCCGGCCTCCGAAAGCTCACCGACACCATTCATGGCGAGGGGGCGGCGATCAGCGCGCAGATCGGGCATGCCGGCCCGGTCGCCAACGCGCGCACCAACAAGGCCACCGCGCTGGCGCCGGTGCGGTTGTTCAACCCGCTGTCGATGCGCTTCGCCCGCAAGGCCACCCGCGCCGATATCGACGCGGTGATGGCCGCGCACGCGGGCGCCGCCCGGTTGGCGATCGAGGCCGGGTTCGACGCCGTCGAGGTGCACCTGGGCCACAACTACTTCGCGTCCTCGTTCCTGTCGCCGCTGATCAACAAGCGCCGCGACGAGTTCGGTGGCTCGCTGTACAACCGCGCCAAGGTCGCCCGCGGCACGGTGCAGGCGGTGCGCGAGGCCGTCGGGGATCAGATCGCGGTGATCGCGAAACTCAACATGAGCGACGGGGTCCGGGGCGGCATCCCGATGGAGGAGTCGCTGCAGACCGCGAAATGGCTGCAAGAGGACGGCGCGCTGGATGCGCTGGAGCTGACCGCGGGCAGCTCGTTGGTCAATCCGATGTACCTGTTCCGCGGCGATGCGCCGGTCAAGGAGTTCGCCGCGAACTTCATACCGCCGATCAGCTGGGGCATCCGGATGAGTGGGCACAGGTTCTTCCGCGAGTACCCCTATCAGGAGGCCTACCTGCTGCAGCAGGCTCGCCAGTTCCGGGCCGAGCTCACGATGCCGCTGATTCTGTTGGGTGGCATCACCAACCGGGAAACCATGGACCTGGCCATGGCCGAGGGTTTCGAGTTCGTCGCGATGGGCCGGGCCCTGCTGGCCGAACCGGACCTGCTCAACCGGATTCAAGCCGACAGGACGGTGAAATCGGGCTGCACACACTGCAATCTGTGCATGCCCACCATCTACACCCAGACCCACTGCGTCGTGACCGGCAAGCCGAACTGA
- a CDS encoding TetR/AcrR family transcriptional regulator, which produces MADDGSGGAPQRRYSGRSAEERRADRRRLLLDAAESLWREGGLSALSVRAVSARAKLTDRYFYEQFAGLGALIGAVIDDVLEGPFAAMLAGGSAPEEATVQTRLTLGLAGFIEHAESDPLAVRIFLTDARHIESVSEHIRIAQHRVAAAILALLQPDRDADQESFDAALFCVGGVATLINERLLDESKTVSAQDFAKQAVGWCARVLRVSGEPGAPS; this is translated from the coding sequence ATGGCTGACGACGGATCGGGCGGCGCGCCGCAGCGCAGGTACTCCGGCAGGTCAGCGGAGGAGCGACGGGCCGATCGACGGCGGTTGCTACTGGACGCGGCCGAGTCGTTGTGGCGTGAAGGCGGGCTGTCGGCACTGAGCGTCCGGGCGGTCTCGGCCCGCGCCAAACTCACCGACCGCTACTTCTACGAGCAGTTTGCCGGCCTCGGTGCGCTGATCGGCGCCGTCATCGACGATGTGCTGGAGGGGCCCTTCGCCGCGATGCTGGCCGGGGGGAGCGCGCCCGAAGAGGCCACCGTCCAAACCCGGCTGACGCTCGGTCTGGCCGGGTTCATCGAGCACGCCGAGAGTGACCCGCTGGCCGTCCGGATTTTCCTGACCGACGCCCGGCACATCGAATCGGTCTCCGAGCACATCCGCATCGCACAACACCGGGTGGCTGCCGCGATTCTGGCGTTGCTGCAGCCCGACCGCGATGCCGATCAGGAGAGCTTCGACGCGGCGCTGTTCTGCGTCGGCGGCGTGGCCACCCTGATCAACGAACGGCTGCTCGACGAGTCGAAAACCGTTAGCGCACAAGACTTTGCGAAGCAGGCCGTCGGCTGGTGCGCCCGGGTGCTCCGGGTGTCCGGCGAACCCGGCGCGCCGAGCTGA
- a CDS encoding TetR/AcrR family transcriptional regulator produces the protein MSSQSGPGRPRDASIDDRVLTATRELLSEGGFQELSMRLVAQRSGVTRASLARRWPSKAALVIDAVMGVAPDLTPFDGTDVYGWIDFVVRGSRALFNRPDMKAAAPDLTQALVEDKQLGRSLWNRFTGPAVELFADDVGAQTAEERRSAELDARAVLIMAAGAAMYVSTIAADDDSAELEERIVELLTAGYRAVTANRPAADGLA, from the coding sequence GTGAGCAGTCAGTCAGGCCCGGGCCGGCCACGGGACGCGAGTATCGACGATCGCGTCCTCACGGCGACCCGGGAGCTCCTGTCCGAGGGCGGGTTTCAGGAATTGAGCATGCGCCTGGTCGCGCAGCGCTCCGGCGTCACGCGCGCCAGCCTGGCGCGGCGATGGCCGTCGAAGGCCGCGTTGGTCATCGATGCGGTGATGGGCGTGGCACCCGACCTGACGCCGTTCGATGGAACCGATGTCTACGGCTGGATAGATTTCGTCGTCCGCGGCAGCCGCGCCCTGTTCAACCGCCCCGACATGAAGGCTGCGGCACCCGACCTGACCCAGGCTTTGGTCGAAGACAAACAGCTGGGGCGATCACTATGGAATCGGTTCACGGGACCGGCGGTCGAACTGTTCGCCGACGACGTCGGAGCACAGACCGCCGAGGAGCGGCGCAGTGCGGAACTGGACGCGCGCGCCGTCCTGATCATGGCGGCGGGTGCCGCCATGTACGTGTCCACCATCGCCGCCGACGACGACTCCGCCGAGCTCGAGGAACGGATCGTCGAACTGCTGACCGCCGGCTATCGCGCAGTGACCGCGAACCGGCCGGCGGCCGACGGACTGGCCTAG
- a CDS encoding ribonuclease domain-containing protein: MSRTTLRAAALACGTALLLTLTPACAKQTAVLTGPAPTASPTAVSRTQGPVPTTKSKSGLAVCQLSSLPPETTTTVDLIHRGGPFPYSRDGIVFGNFERRLPNQQRGYYHEYTVPTPGAKTRGTRRVITGGEPPTNPPEFYYTGDHYETFCQIGGA; this comes from the coding sequence ATGTCCAGAACCACCCTGCGCGCCGCGGCCCTTGCCTGCGGCACCGCGTTGCTCCTGACCCTCACCCCGGCGTGCGCGAAGCAGACCGCCGTGCTGACGGGCCCGGCGCCGACCGCGTCGCCGACGGCCGTCTCCCGTACCCAGGGGCCGGTGCCGACGACCAAGAGCAAGTCCGGGCTGGCCGTCTGCCAGCTGTCGTCGCTGCCACCCGAGACCACCACCACCGTCGACCTCATCCACCGCGGCGGGCCGTTCCCCTATTCGCGGGACGGCATCGTGTTCGGCAACTTCGAGCGCCGGCTACCGAACCAGCAGCGCGGCTACTACCACGAGTACACGGTGCCCACACCGGGCGCGAAGACCCGCGGCACACGGCGGGTCATCACCGGCGGCGAGCCGCCGACCAACCCACCGGAGTTCTACTACACCGGCGACCACTACGAGACGTTCTGCCAGATCGGAGGAGCGTGA
- a CDS encoding barstar family protein, with product MKTFTVRGARIHSRADLFTELGHAVNGAGGYFGSNLDALADCLGGGFGTPDDEPFRFVLTDSAKAKKALDSHTWSGLLDVFDSAGIDLVLR from the coding sequence GTGAAGACGTTCACCGTGCGGGGTGCGCGGATCCATTCCCGCGCAGACCTTTTCACCGAGCTGGGACACGCGGTCAATGGCGCCGGCGGCTATTTCGGCAGCAATCTGGACGCACTGGCCGACTGCCTCGGCGGCGGCTTCGGCACCCCGGACGACGAGCCGTTCCGCTTCGTGCTGACCGACAGTGCAAAAGCCAAGAAGGCCTTGGATTCTCACACCTGGTCCGGGCTGCTCGACGTGTTCGACAGCGCCGGGATCGACCTGGTGCTGCGCTGA
- a CDS encoding MCE family protein, producing MGDRRVGLRGGAILACIAAAVSGCQFDGLNSLSLPGTAGHGPGSFEVTVELDSVVGLPQNSPVKVGDVTVGSVSGVAVRQRADSTVYAAVRLSLDRQVDLPANVSVTVGQTSLLGSQHVELVPPNQPVPAKLADGAHIRIGRAGHYPTTEEVLAATGVIINNGNLGALQDITNEAYAAVAGRAATFTGLVAKLAELTGFLDTQTGTIIAAVEGVDRTAAALARDADVLGRTLEMLPAALDVLNRNRADIVAAFGALRRLAATAERVLSQTKDDFAADLKDAFPVIKALNDNADDFIHDLEILPTFPFAQKYLRNAVRGDYLNVFSTFDLTLRRLGENMLTTSAFDPNMPRLSEIVNPPDFLMGALANLSGQAADPFKIPPGTATQHGARP from the coding sequence ATGGGTGATCGTCGTGTCGGGCTGCGTGGCGGCGCGATCCTGGCCTGTATTGCTGCCGCGGTGTCCGGGTGCCAGTTCGACGGATTGAATTCGCTGTCGTTGCCGGGCACCGCGGGTCACGGCCCGGGCTCATTCGAGGTGACCGTCGAGCTGGACAGCGTCGTTGGCCTACCGCAGAATTCGCCGGTCAAGGTCGGAGACGTGACGGTGGGAAGCGTCTCCGGGGTCGCCGTCAGGCAACGAGCCGACAGCACGGTGTATGCGGCCGTTCGTCTTTCGCTGGACCGCCAGGTGGATCTCCCTGCGAACGTCTCGGTGACGGTGGGACAGACGTCGCTCCTCGGCTCCCAGCACGTCGAACTGGTGCCCCCGAACCAGCCGGTGCCCGCCAAACTGGCCGACGGCGCGCACATCAGGATCGGCCGGGCGGGTCACTATCCCACCACCGAAGAGGTGCTGGCCGCGACCGGCGTCATCATCAACAACGGCAATCTCGGTGCCCTGCAGGATATTACGAACGAAGCCTATGCGGCCGTGGCCGGGCGCGCGGCGACGTTCACCGGATTGGTGGCGAAGCTGGCCGAGCTGACCGGCTTCCTCGATACGCAAACCGGCACCATCATCGCGGCGGTGGAGGGCGTCGACCGGACCGCGGCGGCATTGGCACGGGACGCCGATGTGCTGGGGCGGACGCTGGAGATGCTGCCCGCCGCACTCGATGTCCTGAACCGAAATCGCGCCGACATCGTCGCGGCGTTCGGCGCACTGCGCAGGTTGGCCGCAACGGCCGAACGCGTTCTGTCGCAGACCAAAGACGACTTCGCTGCCGACCTCAAGGATGCGTTTCCCGTCATCAAGGCCCTCAACGACAACGCCGACGACTTCATCCATGATCTGGAAATCCTGCCCACGTTCCCGTTCGCCCAGAAGTACCTGCGCAATGCCGTTCGCGGCGACTATCTCAACGTCTTCTCGACGTTCGACCTCACCCTGCGGCGGTTGGGCGAAAACATGCTCACCACATCGGCATTCGACCCGAACATGCCGCGACTGTCCGAGATCGTCAATCCACCGGATTTCCTGATGGGTGCGCTCGCCAATCTGTCCGGCCAGGCCGCCGACCCGTTCAAGATCCCGCCCGGGACTGCCACCCAGCACGGTGCGCGACCGTGA
- a CDS encoding aspartate kinase has protein sequence MALVVQKYGGSSVSDAERIRRVAERIVETKKAGNDVVVVVSAMGDTTDDLLDLARQVSPAPPAREMDMLLTAGERISNALVAMAIESLGAQARSFTGSQAGVITTGTHGNAKIIDVTPGRLRDALDEGLIVLVAGFQGVSQDSKDVTTLGRGGSDTTAVALAAALNADVCEIYTDVDGIFTADPRIVPNARHLDTVSFEEMLEMAACGAKVLMLRCVEYARRYNVPIHVRSSYSNKAGTIVKGSIEDIPMEDAILTGVAHDRSEAKVTVVGVPDVPGYAAKVFRAVADADVNIDMVLQNISKVEDGKTDITFTCSRENGPGAVEKLTSLKDEIGFSQVLYDDHIGKVSLVGAGMRSHPGVTAKFCETLAEVGVNIDLISTSEIRISVLVKDTELDKAVAALHEAFGFASEEAAVVYGGTGR, from the coding sequence GTGGCGCTCGTCGTCCAGAAGTACGGCGGATCCTCGGTGTCTGACGCCGAGCGAATCCGTCGAGTCGCCGAGCGAATCGTCGAAACCAAGAAGGCCGGCAATGACGTCGTCGTCGTGGTCTCGGCCATGGGCGACACCACCGATGACCTGCTGGATCTGGCCCGCCAGGTATCCCCGGCGCCACCGGCCCGTGAGATGGACATGCTGCTCACCGCGGGTGAGCGCATCTCGAACGCCCTTGTCGCGATGGCCATCGAGTCCCTCGGCGCGCAGGCCCGGTCGTTCACCGGCTCGCAGGCCGGCGTGATCACCACCGGCACGCACGGCAACGCCAAGATCATCGACGTCACCCCGGGCCGCCTGCGCGACGCCCTCGACGAGGGCCTGATCGTGCTGGTCGCCGGCTTCCAGGGCGTCAGCCAGGACAGCAAGGACGTCACCACGCTGGGCCGTGGCGGCTCGGACACCACCGCCGTGGCGCTGGCGGCGGCGCTGAACGCCGACGTCTGCGAGATTTACACCGACGTGGACGGCATCTTCACCGCCGATCCGCGCATCGTCCCCAATGCCCGTCACCTGGACACCGTCTCCTTCGAGGAGATGCTGGAGATGGCGGCCTGCGGAGCCAAAGTGTTGATGCTGCGCTGCGTGGAATACGCCCGCCGCTACAACGTTCCGATTCACGTCCGGTCCTCGTACTCCAACAAGGCCGGCACCATTGTCAAAGGATCGATCGAGGACATCCCCATGGAAGACGCCATCCTCACCGGAGTTGCCCACGACCGCAGCGAGGCGAAGGTCACCGTCGTCGGCGTGCCCGACGTTCCGGGCTACGCCGCCAAGGTGTTCCGCGCGGTCGCCGACGCCGACGTCAACATCGACATGGTGCTGCAGAACATCTCGAAGGTGGAGGACGGCAAGACCGACATCACCTTCACCTGTTCGCGCGAGAACGGCCCGGGCGCCGTCGAGAAGCTGACGTCCCTCAAGGACGAGATCGGTTTCTCGCAGGTTCTCTACGACGATCACATCGGCAAGGTGTCGCTGGTCGGCGCCGGTATGCGCAGCCACCCCGGCGTCACCGCCAAGTTCTGCGAGACGCTGGCCGAGGTCGGCGTCAACATCGACCTGATCTCGACCTCCGAGATTCGAATCTCGGTACTGGTCAAGGACACCGAGCTGGACAAGGCTGTCGCGGCGCTGCACGAGGCCTTCGGCTTCGCCAGTGAAGAGGCCGCCGTGGTCTACGGCGGAACGGGCCGCTAG
- a CDS encoding aspartate-semialdehyde dehydrogenase, which translates to MVNIGVVGATGQVGQVMRKLLEERDFPATSVRFFASARSEGKKLTFRGQEIEVENSETADPSGLDIALFSAGATMSRVQAPRFAAAGVTVIDNSSAWRKDPDVPLVVSEVNFDRDVRGKQLAKGIIANPNCTTMAAMPVLKPLHEEAGLTRLIVSSYQAVSGSGLAGVDELASQARAVIGGAEQLVHDGSALEFPAPVKYVAPIAFNVIPLAGSLVDDGSGETDEDQKLRNESRKILGIPELAVSGTCVRVPVFTGHSLSINAEFAQPLSVERARELLAAAAGVSLVDVPTPLAAAGADDSLVGRIRQDPGVPDGRGLALFVSGDNLRKGAALNTVQIAELLAAR; encoded by the coding sequence ATGGTGAACATCGGTGTGGTGGGTGCGACCGGCCAGGTCGGCCAGGTCATGCGCAAGCTTCTCGAGGAGCGCGACTTCCCGGCGACCTCGGTGCGGTTCTTCGCGTCGGCGCGGTCCGAGGGCAAGAAGCTGACGTTCCGCGGTCAGGAGATCGAGGTCGAGAACAGCGAGACCGCCGACCCGTCGGGTCTCGACATCGCCCTGTTCTCCGCCGGCGCGACCATGTCGCGCGTGCAGGCCCCGCGCTTCGCCGCCGCCGGCGTGACGGTGATCGACAACTCGTCGGCGTGGCGCAAGGATCCCGATGTGCCGCTGGTGGTTTCGGAGGTCAATTTCGACCGCGACGTCCGCGGCAAGCAGCTCGCCAAGGGCATCATCGCCAACCCGAACTGCACCACCATGGCCGCCATGCCGGTCCTCAAGCCGCTGCACGAAGAGGCCGGACTGACCCGCCTCATCGTGTCGAGCTACCAGGCCGTGTCCGGTTCCGGACTCGCCGGCGTCGACGAACTGGCGTCGCAGGCCCGCGCCGTCATCGGCGGTGCCGAGCAGCTGGTGCACGACGGATCGGCGCTGGAGTTCCCGGCACCCGTGAAATACGTTGCGCCCATTGCCTTCAACGTCATCCCGCTGGCCGGCTCGCTCGTCGACGACGGCTCGGGTGAGACCGACGAGGACCAGAAGCTTCGCAACGAGAGCCGCAAGATCCTGGGCATCCCGGAGCTGGCCGTGAGCGGCACCTGCGTGCGCGTGCCGGTCTTCACCGGGCACTCGCTGTCGATCAATGCCGAGTTCGCGCAGCCGCTTTCGGTCGAGCGGGCCCGTGAGCTGCTGGCCGCTGCCGCCGGCGTCTCGCTGGTCGACGTGCCGACGCCGCTGGCCGCCGCCGGTGCCGACGACTCGCTGGTGGGCCGCATCCGCCAGGACCCGGGTGTGCCCGACGGCCGTGGCCTCGCACTGTTCGTCTCGGGCGACAACCTGCGAAAGGGCGCGGCGCTCAACACTGTTCAGATCGCCGAACTGCTCGCCGCGCGCTGA